The following proteins are encoded in a genomic region of Roseinatronobacter sp. S2:
- a CDS encoding VOC family protein, whose protein sequence is MTDLVTISLPVADRRRSHDFYRHALDLQTVGDLLEDDLPEPLQFCVNQGLRLMLVPDDGFGFVIAPRKPALGGPVECLLSISVQTQADVRALRDKWVAAGGSILSEPSQKPWGFNGVFADPDDHLWMILAAP, encoded by the coding sequence ATGACCGACCTTGTGACAATCAGCCTGCCGGTCGCCGACCGCCGCAGATCGCATGATTTCTATCGCCACGCGCTTGACCTGCAAACCGTCGGCGACCTTCTGGAAGACGACCTGCCCGAGCCGCTTCAGTTCTGCGTCAATCAGGGCCTGCGCCTGATGCTTGTTCCCGACGATGGCTTCGGCTTCGTGATAGCCCCCAGAAAACCTGCCCTTGGGGGGCCGGTTGAATGCCTGCTGTCGATCAGTGTGCAGACGCAAGCCGATGTCCGCGCCCTCAGGGATAAATGGGTTGCGGCGGGGGGCAGCATTCTCAGCGAACCGTCGCAGAAGCCCTGGGGCTTCAACGGCGTATTTGCCGATCCCGATGATCACCTGTGGATGATCCTTGCCGCCCCCTGA
- a CDS encoding MFS transporter: protein MTAQGTQTGVVIALGSAQTLAWGSTYYLPAILAVPMARDIGVSTGTVFGAFSAALIIAACLGPLVGRRIDVFGGRDVLAFSSVVLAAGLVMLGMAQGAGMLFASWLLIGTGMAMGLYEAAFSTLAGIYGRKARSAITGITLLAGFASTICWPVSAYLDAEFGWRMVCFFWAAAHLLIGLPVNRFLIPRGTQPIPEVVNVPSGDAPADPADPRTFLMILLALVFAVTWFTSTAMAAHLPRLLQEAGATPTAAIAAAALVGPAQVAGRLLEFGVLQRFNPLLSARLAAMAHPVGAVAIIVFGAPAAILFTVLHGAGNGILTIAKGTLPLSIFGPANYGFRQGVLMVPARFAQAGAPFLFALLIERYGAGALLLSIALGLAGLAALLAINPLSTKEHA, encoded by the coding sequence ATGACTGCACAAGGCACACAGACCGGCGTCGTTATCGCCCTTGGCAGCGCGCAAACGTTGGCCTGGGGGTCAACCTATTACCTGCCCGCAATCCTGGCGGTGCCAATGGCACGCGACATTGGTGTCTCAACGGGTACGGTTTTTGGCGCATTCTCCGCAGCGCTCATCATTGCTGCATGCCTCGGGCCGCTTGTCGGGCGCAGGATTGATGTGTTCGGCGGGCGTGATGTGCTGGCGTTCTCCAGCGTGGTGCTCGCGGCAGGGTTGGTCATGCTGGGCATGGCGCAGGGGGCGGGCATGCTGTTTGCCAGCTGGCTGCTGATCGGCACCGGCATGGCGATGGGCCTGTATGAGGCAGCGTTTTCCACCCTCGCTGGTATCTACGGGCGCAAAGCGCGTAGCGCGATCACCGGCATCACGCTGCTGGCGGGTTTTGCCAGCACCATCTGCTGGCCCGTTTCGGCCTATCTGGATGCGGAATTCGGCTGGCGCATGGTGTGCTTCTTCTGGGCGGCGGCGCATCTGCTCATCGGCTTGCCGGTCAACCGTTTTCTCATCCCACGCGGCACGCAGCCGATACCCGAGGTTGTGAATGTGCCATCCGGCGACGCGCCCGCAGATCCTGCCGACCCCCGGACATTCCTGATGATCCTGCTGGCGCTGGTTTTTGCCGTGACATGGTTCACCAGCACCGCGATGGCCGCACATCTGCCACGGCTGTTGCAGGAAGCAGGTGCCACGCCAACGGCTGCAATTGCAGCGGCGGCGCTGGTCGGGCCTGCACAGGTCGCCGGGCGCTTGCTGGAATTTGGCGTGCTGCAACGATTCAATCCGCTGCTGTCGGCGCGGTTGGCCGCCATGGCCCATCCGGTTGGTGCGGTCGCGATCATAGTGTTCGGCGCGCCTGCCGCGATCCTCTTTACTGTTTTGCATGGCGCTGGAAACGGCATTCTGACGATTGCCAAAGGCACGCTGCCGCTGTCGATCTTTGGCCCCGCCAATTACGGGTTCCGGCAAGGTGTTCTGATGGTGCCCGCCCGTTTCGCCCAGGCTGGCGCGCCGTTTCTGTTTGCGCTGCTGATCGAACGCTACGGGGCAGGGGCGCTGCTTTTGTCCATCGCGTTAGGGCTTGCCGGATTGGCGGCCCTTCTCGCAATCAACCCTTTGTCAACGAAAGAACACGCATGA
- a CDS encoding PadR family transcriptional regulator, producing the protein MTPPRTSTRRPARQSPDYADPAYWQGTIKMSLSKFFVLCVLHKKAMHGYEVVQAVERSTDGCCSPTEGTVYPMLNEFEAGGYLTSHVDTVQGRARKVYAITPKGRDAFQTAVDAWMEATDCIIASKAAADVSARPQGKAECCSE; encoded by the coding sequence ATGACACCACCCCGCACATCAACCCGGCGACCTGCGCGCCAGTCACCCGACTACGCCGATCCGGCCTATTGGCAGGGCACAATCAAGATGTCGCTGTCCAAGTTCTTTGTGCTCTGCGTCCTCCACAAGAAAGCGATGCACGGCTATGAGGTTGTGCAGGCGGTTGAACGATCAACCGATGGCTGTTGCAGCCCGACGGAGGGGACAGTTTATCCGATGCTGAACGAATTCGAGGCGGGGGGATACCTGACATCGCATGTCGACACCGTTCAGGGGCGCGCGCGCAAGGTTTATGCCATCACCCCGAAAGGGCGCGACGCTTTCCAGACCGCCGTTGATGCCTGGATGGAGGCAACGGATTGCATTATCGCGAGCAAAGCGGCAGCAGATGTGTCTGCCCGGCCGCAGGGAAAAGCCGAATGCTGTTCCGAGTGA
- a CDS encoding helix-turn-helix transcriptional regulator: MGRIAASQDPFRAVADPGRRKMLDAMLSEECSVGALTQMLGISQPAVSQHLQVLKQAGLVSERRAGRNRYYQVNAPELQIIADWLSKYEIFWNDKLGALNAHLARRKN, from the coding sequence ATGGGCCGTATCGCCGCCTCTCAGGATCCTTTTCGCGCCGTCGCCGATCCGGGGCGGCGCAAGATGCTGGACGCCATGCTGAGCGAAGAATGCTCGGTCGGGGCGCTGACGCAGATGCTGGGGATCAGCCAGCCCGCTGTGTCGCAGCATTTGCAGGTTCTTAAACAGGCCGGGCTGGTGAGCGAACGCAGGGCAGGGCGGAACCGCTACTATCAGGTCAACGCGCCAGAGCTTCAGATTATCGCCGACTGGCTTTCCAAATACGAAATCTTCTGGAACGACAAACTGGGTGCGCTGAACGCGCATCTTGCCAGACGCAAGAATTAG
- a CDS encoding helix-turn-helix transcriptional regulator: MSTEDTYDLLFKALGHRARRQMLDLLKDAPQTTGALCDALPEIDRCTVMQHLRVLEKAGLVVVERRGRERWNHLDALPIHDIQQRWIGPYAAHAVSMMAQIRHAVDDETGSATTARTKDDDPAKP; encoded by the coding sequence ATGTCAACCGAAGATACATATGATCTGCTTTTCAAAGCCCTTGGCCACCGCGCCCGCAGGCAGATGCTGGACCTGCTGAAAGACGCGCCACAGACCACGGGCGCACTATGCGATGCGCTGCCAGAGATTGACCGCTGCACTGTCATGCAACACCTTAGGGTTCTGGAAAAGGCGGGGTTGGTTGTGGTGGAACGGCGCGGACGCGAACGCTGGAACCACCTTGATGCACTGCCCATCCACGACATCCAGCAGCGCTGGATCGGGCCTTATGCGGCGCATGCGGTTTCCATGATGGCGCAGATCAGGCACGCTGTGGACGATGAAACAGGTTCAGCGACGACAGCCCGCACCAAGGACGACGACCCCGCGAAGCCATAA
- a CDS encoding LysR substrate-binding domain-containing protein — MQRLIATATGSATASLPGFRAAFPRIVLKVHVSNLVQNLTYRGADIALRHASSPAEGLVGRKLGTIRQAIFVHHSLAEHRLDTLPAIGPGDDLPYPALHAAMRSTGLLPNCTVRLNSILSMHHAVRHLGGAGILPVYLGGSDPNLFQCSEPIAALDTDLWLLTDAALRRTARVCAVLDYFGTCSALRAKLA, encoded by the coding sequence ATGCAACGTCTGATTGCCACCGCTACAGGGTCGGCCACAGCATCGCTGCCGGGATTCCGCGCTGCATTCCCCAGAATAGTTCTGAAGGTGCATGTCTCAAATCTGGTCCAGAACCTGACCTATCGAGGGGCCGATATAGCCTTGCGCCACGCCAGTTCACCAGCGGAAGGGCTGGTCGGCCGCAAGCTGGGCACCATCCGGCAGGCGATCTTCGTGCATCATTCGCTTGCCGAACACCGGCTGGACACGCTGCCCGCAATCGGCCCCGGTGATGACCTGCCCTACCCCGCCCTGCACGCGGCAATGCGCAGCACCGGGTTACTGCCGAACTGCACCGTCCGCCTGAACTCCATCCTGTCGATGCACCATGCGGTCCGCCATCTGGGCGGCGCAGGGATTTTGCCGGTCTATCTGGGCGGCAGTGATCCGAACCTGTTTCAATGCAGCGAACCAATCGCGGCACTTGATACCGATCTTTGGCTTCTTACAGACGCCGCTTTGCGCAGGACCGCGCGGGTCTGCGCCGTTCTGGACTATTTCGGCACTTGCAGCGCGTTGCGCGCCAAACTGGCGTAG
- the arsH gene encoding arsenical resistance protein ArsH, with translation MRLRTLTDPDYLPALDTRFAQDRPATTLATAPTHPPRILLLYGSLRAQSYSRLVVEEAARLLHHFGAEPRIFDPSDLPLPDQVNGDDHPAVHELRELSMWSEGQIWCSPERHGQITGVMKTQIDHLPLSMGGMRPTQGRTLAVMQVSGGSQSFNAVNTLRLLGRWMRMVTIPNQSSVAKAFQEFDADGRMKPSAYYDRIVDVVEELVRFTVLTRPHTATLTDRYSERKAAGGPQRDAANDLSAIATEHQLKGGRS, from the coding sequence ATGAGACTTCGCACCCTGACCGACCCTGACTACCTGCCCGCACTTGATACCCGCTTCGCGCAGGACAGGCCCGCGACCACGCTTGCCACCGCGCCAACCCACCCGCCCCGTATTCTGCTGCTTTACGGGTCTTTACGCGCGCAATCCTATTCGCGGCTTGTTGTCGAAGAGGCCGCACGGCTGTTGCATCACTTCGGCGCTGAACCCCGTATTTTTGACCCGTCAGACCTGCCGCTGCCCGATCAGGTAAACGGCGACGACCACCCTGCCGTTCATGAGTTGCGCGAATTGTCGATGTGGTCCGAAGGTCAGATCTGGTGCAGCCCCGAGCGCCATGGCCAGATCACCGGGGTCATGAAGACTCAAATTGACCATTTGCCGCTGAGTATGGGCGGCATGCGCCCGACACAGGGGCGCACGCTGGCTGTCATGCAGGTCTCGGGCGGGTCACAATCGTTCAACGCGGTCAACACGCTGCGCCTGCTGGGCCGCTGGATGCGGATGGTCACCATTCCCAACCAGTCCAGCGTCGCCAAGGCGTTTCAGGAATTTGATGCGGACGGGCGGATGAAACCGTCGGCTTATTATGATCGGATCGTCGATGTAGTGGAAGAACTGGTCCGCTTCACGGTGCTGACGCGCCCGCACACCGCCACCCTGACCGACCGCTATTCTGAACGCAAAGCCGCCGGTGGCCCACAGCGGGACGCGGCCAATGACCTGTCTGCCATCGCGACCGAGCATCAGCTAAAAGGAGGGCGGTCGTGA
- a CDS encoding SRPBCC domain-containing protein, which yields MRDIVIEQTLPFPRDMVWAALIDSDQLAAWLMPNDFRPEVGHSFTFRTKPAPGFDGIVQSTVKVLEAPSRLVLTWTGGGIDTLVSFELEDAGIATHLRLTHSGFKGLSAIVPRLVLGTGWKSLIRKKLPALLASRGPEQTQSLKAGQ from the coding sequence ATGCGTGACATCGTCATTGAACAGACGCTGCCTTTCCCGCGTGACATGGTGTGGGCGGCGCTGATCGATTCAGACCAATTGGCCGCATGGTTGATGCCCAATGATTTCCGCCCCGAAGTGGGGCATTCATTCACCTTCCGCACCAAACCCGCGCCGGGCTTCGACGGGATTGTGCAGAGCACGGTGAAAGTTCTGGAAGCGCCTTCGCGGCTGGTGCTGACATGGACCGGCGGCGGTATCGATACGCTTGTAAGTTTCGAGCTGGAGGATGCAGGCATTGCCACACATCTGCGCCTCACGCATTCAGGCTTCAAAGGGCTTTCGGCCATCGTGCCGCGCCTTGTTCTTGGCACCGGCTGGAAATCCCTTATCCGGAAAAAACTTCCCGCCCTGCTGGCCAGCCGCGGGCCGGAACAAACGCAATCCCTGAAGGCCGGACAGTAA
- a CDS encoding MFS transporter: MTIDATFHPRSPRDAASIRTWLGLAVLALPTALLGLDVTLLYLALPALAADLRPTSTQALWIMDAYGFMIAGFLITMGSLGDRIGRRKLLMIGAVAFAAASVLAAFSTSAEMLILARAALGVAGATLMPSTLALISNMFHVPAQRALAIGVWATMFALGMAAGPLVGGLLLEQFWWGSAFLVALPVVAVLLVTGPVLLPEYRDPSGGRLDLTSAVLSLLAILPGIYALKEVAKYGIDLPSALAFAASAVLAVVFVRRQLALRHPLLDVRLFSNRAFTVALIILLFGLVSVGGTMLLVTQYLQLVAGFSPLVAGMWMGPPALMMFIAGIAAPLMARQVRSGIVIGGALALSALGYLLLSTIAPTSGIAPLIVGFSLAYLGLGTIAALGTDLVVGTAPPAKAGSASAMSEMVQELGVALGVAILGSLTTFIYRREIFDVLPSGLRGADADAAADSLAQAYAAQDTLPDGLFVAAQNAFVAGLNGAAMVAALIATALSILSVLALRHVTVARTQED, from the coding sequence ATGACCATTGACGCAACTTTTCACCCGCGCAGCCCGCGTGACGCAGCCAGCATCAGAACGTGGCTGGGGCTGGCCGTGCTGGCGCTGCCCACCGCCTTGCTGGGGCTGGATGTGACATTACTGTATCTTGCACTTCCCGCGCTGGCGGCAGATCTGAGGCCCACCAGCACGCAGGCGCTGTGGATCATGGATGCCTATGGCTTCATGATCGCGGGGTTTCTGATCACCATGGGTTCGCTGGGGGATCGCATCGGTCGGCGCAAATTGCTGATGATCGGGGCGGTGGCCTTTGCTGCCGCCTCGGTTCTGGCGGCATTTTCCACCAGCGCCGAAATGCTGATCCTTGCGCGGGCGGCACTTGGCGTGGCGGGCGCGACGCTGATGCCCAGCACGCTGGCGCTGATCAGCAATATGTTCCATGTCCCCGCGCAACGCGCTTTGGCAATCGGGGTCTGGGCCACAATGTTTGCGCTGGGAATGGCGGCAGGCCCGCTGGTCGGCGGGCTGTTGCTGGAGCAGTTCTGGTGGGGGTCCGCCTTTCTGGTGGCATTGCCCGTTGTGGCGGTCCTGCTGGTCACCGGGCCGGTCCTGCTGCCCGAATATCGCGACCCGTCAGGCGGCAGGCTGGACCTGACCAGCGCGGTCCTTTCACTGCTGGCGATCCTTCCGGGGATCTATGCGCTGAAGGAGGTGGCCAAATATGGCATCGATCTTCCGTCAGCACTGGCCTTCGCGGCAAGTGCGGTGCTGGCGGTCGTGTTCGTGCGCCGCCAGCTGGCCTTGCGACACCCGTTGCTGGATGTCCGGCTGTTTTCGAACCGGGCTTTCACGGTGGCGCTGATCATATTGCTGTTCGGTCTGGTCAGTGTCGGCGGCACCATGCTGCTGGTCACGCAGTATCTGCAACTGGTCGCGGGGTTTTCGCCGCTGGTTGCCGGAATGTGGATGGGGCCACCGGCGCTGATGATGTTCATCGCGGGCATCGCAGCGCCCCTGATGGCGCGACAGGTGCGGTCGGGTATTGTCATCGGGGGTGCCCTTGCCCTGTCAGCCCTTGGCTATCTGCTGCTGAGCACTATTGCGCCGACAAGTGGCATTGCGCCCTTGATCGTCGGGTTCTCGCTTGCCTATCTTGGGCTGGGGACCATCGCCGCGCTGGGAACGGACCTTGTGGTCGGCACCGCGCCACCGGCCAAGGCGGGTTCTGCATCGGCCATGTCAGAGATGGTGCAGGAACTGGGGGTCGCGCTTGGTGTGGCAATTCTCGGCAGCCTGACAACCTTCATCTACCGCCGCGAGATTTTCGATGTGCTGCCATCTGGTCTGCGTGGGGCTGATGCAGATGCGGCGGCAGACAGCCTTGCCCAAGCTTACGCAGCTCAGGATACGCTGCCGGACGGGCTGTTCGTGGCAGCGCAAAACGCCTTTGTCGCGGGGTTGAACGGGGCCGCGATGGTGGCAGCACTCATCGCGACCGCGCTTTCGATCCTGTCGGTTCTGGCCCTGCGGCATGTTACGGTCGCCCGGACACAGGAAGATTAG
- a CDS encoding MFS transporter → MTGHETINPTPRALPRRATKREWIGLGVLALPTLLLAMDMTVLHLAVPSLSAALEPSSSQLLWIVDIYGFMIAGFLIIMGNIGDWIGRRKLLMIGAAAFGFASVLAAFAPTTEMLIAARALLGVAGATLMPSTLSLIRNMFDDPAQRTTAVTVWMTSFMIGAIIGPLVGGVMLVWFWWGSVFLLAVPVMLLLLIAGPVLLPEFRNDEKSRLDPPSVVMALAAILLLVFALKEAAKYGSIWQIGAAALTGLAIGTLFVRRQIRLEDPLLDLKLFRNTGFTASLASLSLAVFAISGAMFLIYQYLQGVLGLSPLEAGLWLLPSSLAGPLVAFAVPALSQRIAPNRLIAAGLATGAVSLFLFAMLGQFNGLAMVVGGMTLLSIGMTPVGILGTDLIISSAPAKQAGAASAISETGTELGMALGIALFGSLATAIYKTGFASGVGADIPAALTDRASETLGAAIAVAAQAEAGAGTAILQAARDAFTSGLQISALGAAIVSAGVALMALRYLPKTIRTAGEQAPDSAGPAEASADAIDLAS, encoded by the coding sequence ATGACTGGCCACGAAACCATCAACCCCACACCACGCGCTTTGCCACGGCGGGCCACAAAACGCGAATGGATCGGGCTTGGCGTTCTCGCGTTGCCGACCCTGTTGCTTGCCATGGATATGACGGTCCTGCATCTGGCCGTGCCAAGCCTGAGTGCGGCGCTGGAGCCTTCGAGCTCTCAACTTCTGTGGATTGTTGATATCTATGGCTTCATGATTGCCGGATTTCTGATCATCATGGGCAATATCGGCGACTGGATCGGGCGGCGGAAGCTTTTGATGATCGGCGCTGCGGCCTTCGGCTTTGCCTCGGTGCTCGCGGCGTTTGCGCCGACCACGGAAATGCTGATTGCCGCGCGCGCCCTTTTGGGTGTTGCGGGGGCAACCCTGATGCCGTCGACCCTTTCGCTTATTCGCAACATGTTTGACGATCCGGCGCAGCGGACCACCGCAGTCACCGTCTGGATGACCAGTTTCATGATCGGCGCGATCATCGGCCCGCTGGTGGGCGGAGTCATGCTGGTCTGGTTCTGGTGGGGATCGGTGTTTCTGCTTGCTGTCCCGGTCATGCTTCTGCTTCTGATTGCCGGGCCGGTTCTGCTTCCGGAATTCCGCAATGACGAGAAGTCGCGGCTTGATCCGCCCTCGGTCGTTATGGCCCTTGCGGCCATTCTGCTTCTGGTCTTCGCCCTTAAGGAAGCGGCCAAATACGGCAGCATCTGGCAAATCGGCGCAGCGGCCCTGACAGGGCTGGCGATCGGCACGCTGTTTGTGCGCAGGCAGATCCGGCTTGAAGACCCGTTGCTTGATCTCAAGCTGTTCCGCAACACAGGTTTCACTGCCTCGCTGGCGTCACTTTCGCTTGCGGTCTTTGCGATTTCGGGCGCGATGTTTCTGATCTATCAGTATCTGCAAGGCGTTCTGGGCCTTTCGCCGCTTGAAGCGGGACTGTGGCTGCTGCCTTCAAGCCTTGCGGGGCCGCTGGTTGCCTTTGCGGTGCCCGCGCTTTCGCAGCGGATTGCCCCCAATCGCCTGATTGCGGCGGGGCTTGCGACCGGCGCGGTCAGCCTTTTTCTGTTTGCGATGCTTGGCCAGTTCAACGGGTTGGCCATGGTCGTGGGGGGCATGACTTTGCTGAGCATCGGGATGACACCAGTGGGCATTCTTGGCACCGACCTGATCATCAGTTCGGCCCCGGCAAAGCAGGCGGGGGCGGCCTCGGCCATTTCGGAAACCGGCACAGAGCTTGGAATGGCGCTTGGCATTGCGCTGTTCGGCAGCCTTGCAACCGCGATCTATAAAACCGGCTTTGCCAGCGGCGTTGGTGCAGACATCCCTGCGGCGCTGACGGACCGCGCGTCTGAAACCCTCGGCGCGGCTATCGCAGTCGCTGCACAAGCAGAGGCGGGCGCAGGCACCGCAATTCTACAGGCCGCGCGGGATGCCTTTACGTCTGGGTTGCAAATTTCCGCGCTGGGTGCCGCCATCGTTTCTGCGGGCGTGGCGCTGATGGCATTGCGCTATCTGCCAAAGACCATCCGCACGGCAGGCGAACAGGCACCGGACAGCGCCGGTCCTGCCGAAGCGTCGGCGGATGCTATTGATCTTGCATCGTGA
- a CDS encoding NADPH-dependent FMN reductase: MRIMAVSGSLRENSSNKSLIDSLPYLAPENVNIDVYDGIGKLPHFNPDIDKEPHPAPVAHFLARLSLADGLVICSPEYAHGVAGVMKNAVDWTVGNSGLEGKPVALINASPRSQSAQEHLSATLRLLGDYVEDASIAVPVAGTGMDAQELARNPEIAPLIRSALAMLCRAIARN, from the coding sequence ATGAGAATAATGGCAGTGTCAGGAAGTTTGCGTGAAAATTCATCCAATAAGTCCCTGATCGACTCTCTGCCGTATCTGGCGCCGGAAAACGTGAACATTGATGTGTATGATGGGATTGGAAAATTACCGCATTTCAATCCGGATATCGATAAAGAGCCACATCCGGCCCCCGTCGCACATTTCCTTGCGCGTCTAAGTCTGGCCGATGGTCTGGTTATATGCAGTCCCGAGTATGCACACGGGGTGGCTGGTGTGATGAAGAATGCCGTCGATTGGACAGTTGGGAATAGCGGCCTTGAGGGTAAGCCGGTCGCGCTGATAAATGCGTCCCCCCGATCGCAATCTGCACAGGAGCATCTTTCTGCGACCCTTCGTCTTTTGGGCGATTATGTCGAAGACGCATCCATTGCTGTTCCTGTGGCCGGCACGGGGATGGACGCACAGGAACTGGCGCGCAATCCGGAGATTGCACCCCTGATCCGTTCTGCGTTGGCAATGCTTTGCAGGGCCATTGCACGAAATTGA
- a CDS encoding SRPBCC family protein: MELKFTVAGRIAKPVEQVFEAVVNPDTLSQYFTTGGAKGRLVSGAEVTWDFHDFPGAFPVLVQEVVANERIVLQWEADGDLDTWTTVTMSFQALDDGRTLVRISEYGWPETDVGLRSCFGNCEGWTGMLCAMKAWLEHGINLRDGFYK; this comes from the coding sequence ATGGAACTGAAATTCACTGTCGCGGGGCGCATCGCCAAGCCGGTTGAGCAGGTGTTCGAGGCCGTGGTGAACCCCGACACGCTGTCCCAGTATTTCACCACCGGCGGCGCCAAGGGGCGGCTGGTGAGCGGGGCGGAAGTGACATGGGATTTCCACGATTTTCCGGGTGCCTTTCCGGTGCTGGTGCAAGAGGTGGTCGCGAATGAACGGATCGTCCTGCAATGGGAAGCTGATGGTGATCTGGACACATGGACCACCGTCACCATGAGTTTTCAGGCGCTTGACGATGGCCGGACCCTGGTGCGGATCAGCGAGTATGGCTGGCCAGAAACTGACGTCGGGCTGCGGTCGTGCTTTGGCAACTGCGAAGGTTGGACAGGCATGCTTTGCGCGATGAAAGCGTGGCTGGAGCATGGCATCAACCTGCGCGACGGCTTCTACAAGTAA
- a CDS encoding helix-turn-helix transcriptional regulator, which translates to MCEINPVTMELFILLLKAIAMTTRSLDRTRAELSDFLRQQRERLSPADVGLPETGRRRTPGLRREEVAALAGVGLTWYTWFEQGRDIGVSEAFLLNISRALKLGDAECCHLFLLAHRRPPPADIYDWPAVTPHIQQIMDALDMMPAYVISLGWDVVAWNAAADRLFGFAARERVNRNFLRMVFADPEFRRHHPSFYDDGPRLIASFRCDLAVLPDNPALLALVDDLKKLSADFRRWWDQPARGNYIRGISQFTDGKAVTRFSHEMMTVNEHQHLRMIVCFPGDETQQERPAPA; encoded by the coding sequence ATGTGTGAAATTAATCCTGTTACAATGGAACTTTTTATCCTGTTGTTGAAAGCAATAGCCATGACCACCCGATCCCTTGACCGCACCCGTGCAGAACTGTCAGACTTCCTGCGCCAGCAGCGCGAACGCCTTTCGCCCGCCGATGTCGGCCTGCCCGAAACCGGCCGCCGCCGCACACCGGGCCTGCGGCGTGAGGAGGTGGCGGCCCTCGCAGGGGTTGGGCTGACATGGTACACATGGTTTGAACAGGGCCGCGATATCGGCGTGTCCGAGGCTTTTTTGCTTAACATTTCCCGCGCGCTGAAACTTGGCGATGCCGAGTGCTGCCATCTGTTTTTGCTTGCGCACCGGCGGCCCCCGCCAGCCGATATCTACGACTGGCCAGCGGTGACCCCCCATATTCAGCAGATCATGGATGCGCTGGATATGATGCCTGCCTATGTCATCAGTCTTGGCTGGGATGTCGTGGCGTGGAACGCGGCGGCGGATCGCCTGTTCGGGTTTGCAGCGCGCGAGCGTGTTAACCGCAACTTTCTCAGGATGGTGTTTGCCGATCCAGAGTTTCGCCGCCATCACCCGTCCTTTTACGACGATGGCCCGCGCCTGATTGCAAGTTTCCGGTGCGATCTGGCAGTGCTGCCCGACAATCCGGCCCTGCTGGCGCTGGTTGATGACCTGAAGAAGCTGTCTGCGGATTTCAGGCGCTGGTGGGATCAGCCAGCGCGGGGCAACTATATCCGGGGGATCAGCCAGTTCACGGATGGCAAAGCGGTGACTCGTTTCAGTCATGAAATGATGACTGTCAATGAACATCAGCATCTGCGCATGATCGTGTGTTTTCCGGGCGATGAAACGCAACAGGAACGTCCGGCACCCGCTTGA
- a CDS encoding thioredoxin family protein: MDYTESKDDSATGGMRQHGTDNRKHMPNRDKPERMIMTTPLIVSREEWLEARKRHLEHEKEMTRMRDRLAQERRALPWVRVEKPYVFDTPEGERSLSDLFDGRSQLIIHHFMFHPDWDAGCKSCSFDADHAEGALVHLENHDVSYVRVCRAPLAKIMAYKKRMGWRARWVSSFGSDFNYDYHVSFTPEDLATGAVFYNYRQEEGYDELPGLSVFFKAEDGTVYHTYSSYARGNEEVMGAYMYLDITPKGRNESKIMDWIRRHDEYPTAQ; the protein is encoded by the coding sequence ATGGATTACACAGAGTCCAAAGACGATTCCGCAACGGGCGGCATGCGCCAGCACGGCACGGACAACCGGAAACACATGCCCAACCGCGACAAACCGGAGAGGATGATCATGACCACACCCCTGATCGTATCGCGCGAAGAATGGCTTGAGGCCCGCAAGCGCCATCTGGAGCACGAAAAGGAAATGACCCGCATGCGTGACCGGCTCGCGCAAGAGCGCAGGGCGCTGCCGTGGGTCAGAGTCGAAAAACCCTATGTCTTTGACACGCCAGAGGGTGAGCGCAGCCTGTCAGACCTTTTCGATGGCCGCAGCCAGCTTATCATCCACCACTTCATGTTCCATCCCGACTGGGACGCGGGCTGCAAAAGCTGCTCGTTCGATGCGGACCACGCCGAAGGGGCGCTGGTGCATCTGGAAAACCACGACGTGTCATATGTGCGCGTCTGCCGCGCGCCGCTTGCAAAGATCATGGCCTACAAAAAGCGCATGGGCTGGCGGGCCAGATGGGTGTCGTCTTTCGGGTCGGATTTTAACTACGATTACCACGTTTCTTTCACGCCGGAAGACCTGGCCACAGGCGCGGTATTCTACAATTACCGGCAGGAGGAGGGGTATGACGAATTGCCCGGTTTGAGCGTCTTTTTCAAGGCTGAGGACGGCACCGTCTATCACACCTATTCAAGCTATGCGCGCGGCAATGAAGAAGTCATGGGGGCTTACATGTATCTCGACATCACCCCGAAAGGCCGCAACGAGAGCAAGATCATGGACTGGATTCGCCGCCATGATGAATACCCGACGGCACAGTGA